The Spinacia oleracea cultivar Varoflay chromosome 2, BTI_SOV_V1, whole genome shotgun sequence DNA segment taactCAAACCTagttgaaataataaagtcataaaatctttctttagctttgaaatatattgtctaggtgttctaacaatagttcatatcttttgttactttcaacaagtaagaccagcttgtcttgaatgatctagaaatcaatcaactttcaaaagtccatcaaaataaagctttagaacgttaacttgttgatatggtctaagaaataatgctaaagattagtggaactcaaatcaagaggttgatgtgaacctagtaaagttcttattgttaaagagttgtttgttttaatcaagcatattgactcaacccgtaaatgaccatttcattcaaataaacaaacaagcattgtttttgtttttctgaatgtgagactttctgtgtttgaaaacagaaatttaggtatgctgctTATGGAACGAAATagtcattaagttccagcctttgaaaggacttaaaacaaactagatgaccctacaactaatgtagcaatgtcatgcttcatttcccacttgtaggtcattagtgtatcctagcttccattgtttgagttattaccgaagtaagaacctcaagcggtatatgataccaaggaagttttattgttaggtcacttctctttaaatataaacttgtaggtagaaacggaatcgtaaattcctttcatttgttccttgttttcctatttcttgtatcctttcttatagtcttaagaattgacttctctagtgttgacttttatactttgttagacatgtctaatgaCACTCAAACAAAGttattaccattttatttatgttgaatattttgtttcaactagatgatcttaccagaagcttctaaagttctctaagcatcgatctatacgaatgtctagggactaaaCTCATTCGAGAAACacatggacaaagatattaattaagttgttaaccattggtaaagctgagtgttaaaatcaatgctttatgatcttaaaactacattgtattttgaattcacaagcaccaatcggtttgtcaTTCGAATTTGATACTCGAAAGTcgttaaaagaaacgtacattttaatttgctcattttctctcattttcgtgaatcgttcttggattcactaccaatcgaggaaatttattgttacctttctaaaaggatttactgcagggcaagatatttaattataaacaataattaaaacgtACATTGAATAATGCAAAGTcttaacatttatcatgagtaataacttgaaaattaaagcaatcatgcaatttaaacaagtcattagcattttattcgaatttattgttccggcaggtgtgaataaaatgattccaagatcctaaaatcatcgaagaattaagcacattatgtatttagactcaattctaaaatatttaggTCAGCAAAtccttttctaatagtctagaaactactcttggttgataggtacgtctaaggactAATTAGGTAAAACTAtctgttttgccacgacataaaaggactccttacttatatcgttgagtttcaccaaaactaacatatactcacaattatttgtgtaccttacccctttaggataaATAAGTACGTAACACCTcgttatggcggaaaactattactaagattgatgtaaaggttatccaagtaagtgttcttttggcatggcaccttttaactcaatttttaaagtttggaacttaaggctcttactatgttggttagattttaagtgaactaaaatccttaatcatgcaacataatcaagccataatctcatgcataattagacatatttaaagcaataaataacttaaagcatgcataagatataaatgtgatctagtatggcccgacttcatcttgaagcttcaacttacaactccgtcttgaaaatggattggaaactccatcttgaatttcaccattggaggcaccattttcttcaaataggatatgctataattgaaactaattacaactatttgatggttcgcagaccatatttaaaattaaaaactttggtgcattggaccaattttacattcaaattaatggtacgcagaccatattttctatcctatttgagccatactagtcactttccataacctgcaaaacagtacatttacaatataccattcacccattcatttatcaatggatggcccacatagcaagttagtagaacatattatgcatcacataaatatttgctacaattaatcaagggttccaataatctacaaattattcgatacttattaattctaatcgaattgttttaaccttaaaggaatgtagacctactCAAgattttaatgactaaaagctcccactaaaaccaagaaatttacatgttttacaaattttaaacataaaattgtatttcctagtccaaccggaaacttacaaattaaaattaaaatttaaagctcatataaaatattatttaaatccttttattttattttattttcagttgattaaaattaattaatttgaattttatcaaggttttaattttagtaaaataattagtataaataaatttataataattaaattaatcaacattaaattccgagaaaaaaaaatttaattaagaatttaaatttaattaaaatcgttttcaaccgaaaaattaaaacgaaccaacggGCTAAGACAAAGCTAAGACAAAGCCacaggcttgcgcccatgcctcgtcgaagCCTCGTAGTAGCAGCGCCcgtgggccgcgtgcacgagtGCAGCACTCATGGCTTGCCACTGCGATGGTCGTAGCACAAGCGTCGAGCAAGCCATGCATAGCACGCAGCAAGACGAGCAAGCCACTCACTACGCGCAGCAAGCATCCCTCGTTGgggcgaggcatcgctcgctgggcgaggcatcgctcgctgggagaGCCAGCGCCCACTGCCCGCGCGCGGGGCCTCGGATGCTTGTTTCCTTCATCTCGCCTCTCGCTCAcatgcacacagcacacaccgcACATGAGGATAGCCCCCGCACGCGTGCccgtgccttgctcgctgcctagtaccgcatagacgacgagctcccttgctcgtcgtcgcatgctcgcactatgcaacaccccttaagggtaacacttagcttccattgctttctGCGTGCAAGATTTAATTTGTGAACGatttacaaaaaaattaaaaattttataattaaatttattgacaaattaatatctcatattaatttcataaatttaggcgaaaaatcgaaaatatattattcaaattaatttccgattatatttattttcatggattcaaatctaggtcataaaattttaaaaattttcaattttaacaaattttatggtggtttttaatcataggatcctaattaaattgctaaggCTATGTTCGGTATAGCtgttgttttccgttttttgattttttaatcAAAAAATTGTAAATACAACTGTTCGGCATTATTGTTTAATAAAACAAGTTACTGGGCTTTTTGGCCAAACCACAACAGAAAACCTTAAACCATAAAAAGTGGTTTCCTAGGTTTCGTTTTAATTTCTCCCCTGTATTCCTCTCGCCCGCACTGCCATCTCCATTCAAGAACCTCTCTCAATCTCCGACTCACTCACCACCATCTCCATTCAAGGACCTCTCTCCATCTCCGGCTCACTCACTGTCATCATACAGGTATGGAGGTTtcttcaccttcttcttttctatTCATCTTGAAATCACCCCTTTCTTCTGTAATTTCATCTGACTTGCATAATGAACTGAAAAATTGGTTGATAAACTGGGTTGCCTAATTTATCCAATACTTTGGGGGTTTTTTTGAATTACTGATTGAATTGGGTgattttgtgttaaatttttggaatttgttttcaatttttgctgGATTAATTTCCATAACTGACATGGGTTTTTTATAGTTTGCGTAATTTAATCcgtttatattttaatttcttcGAGTATGATTGATCTTTGTGTAGTAATTATAGTTCTTAATTATTCTACTTGTATTATTACTTGGTGAGACTAATACTGTTGTTCGATGATTCCTTGATGGTTGATGTGTTTTAAAAAATGACATTAAGTGACACTTGCAATGAATCTGATGATTCATAGTATTCATTAATGAAGGATATTCTATCCTTTTTTGTATGATATTAGTTGACTCTACTTGGAAATTGTCATACATATAAATCCAGGAGATGAGAAAAGCTTGCCTAGTTAGTGGGAAGATCCAATGGAAATCAAGTAATGTCAGTGAATTGTAGGAACTAGGAAGAAAACTTGTTGCATACGGAGTAGGTTTTGGACTTTTAGGCGTCTGTTGTTGAGGTTGAAGATGATCGTCTTCAATACTGATGAGATGTTACTAGGTTGCCTTCTTAGAATCCTTCGCGAGTTTATGTTTATTTAACGAGTTAATCCAGCAGAGATATCTCTAAATGACCATGTGTGGCGCACTTGTACACTCACTATTTGCTTCTAACCATGACCAATAATCCAACATTACTAGTTTGATATAACATCCCTCATTCGTGTGAGACTGTAAGGTGTACCCAAACATAGCCTAATATCCATACTTGACTTTCCTGCTATTATGCCTTGATAAGTTTGATTAAAGTAGCCATCAGAAATGGTCAACTAACAAAACAACCACCAACAATTCTGGTGATTGAATTAAACAGAAGACAATGATATGGACAACCCAACAATTCTCttcatttttttaaattttattattattttattattattattattaattattattaattatgtgGTTCCTTCATAATTAATCCCAGTTTTGTCCATTAATCTAAATAGTAAAAACCAAGGTTAGTTGCTTAAACCCTTAAACATGCCCCTCCTAATTAGTGTCCCTTTCCCAAAATGGAAATTTATTAGTAGTCCCTTAGCTCATTAGCTTTTTTGGCTGCATTGTGAGACCATTTTGTTTACTATTCTTGCATTGTGAGAATAAAATatgtttgtttattatatgtgTCTGACAATTACTTGTGATCATTTGATAGATGTCAATTCCAAATAATGAGATTAAGTGTGAAGATGATTGTGTTGAGATCGATTCTATTGGAGGAGTTGGGATATGGAATGAAAATATTGAATCTTACCTTATAAGCTTGATAGAAGAAGAGGTGAAAAAGGGAAATAGACCAACTACTACTCTTACCAAGCCAGCTTGGAAGACTGTCAAGCAAAACCTAAAAGAGAAGACAAAAAAGGAATACAGTCAGGAACAACTTAAGAACAAGTATAATCAATTGAGATAAAAATGGAAAGACTTTAGTAAATTGTTAGAGGAAACTGGGATTGGATACAATGCCGTGACTTATCAACTTTCTGCTGAGGATGCTGTATGGGAAAAGTTGTATAAGGTACTCGATTGTCAAAAGTTCATTACAACTCTTATGTTTTTGTGTAGGGGGCATTCTTATAACTAATCTACCTCTActtgttttttatttgtttttatttttgcagaAACATAAGTCTGCAAAAACTTTTAGAAAGAAAGGATGTAAGCAATTTGATAAATTATGTACAATTTTTGGTGATACAACAGCTACCGGTGCTTGTTCACACCCTTCTACAAAAATCCCTTCTGAAAGTGAGGATGAAGATGACCCAGATGCAGAAGTGGGTGATGTAGAAAAACAATGTGAAGAGGGTCCAAAAACCAAGAAAGCCAAGACTAGTATCAATCCCAAAACATTAAGGGCGAAAGTTAATACGGCAATGGCAGATGCATTAGTTGCAATGAGTGAAAATTCTAAGAAAAAACTTGAACTTCTTgagaaaaaatataattttagtAATGAAGGTGGGCAACAATCGAAAGAGGAGGATGATTTTCTCATGGAATGCATTGATTCATTGAGTGCTCTCAAGGGAATTGATGGAGCTTCATTTGCAAAGGCAACTAAACTCATACATGATGATCCATTATGGAGGAAAATGTTCCTTCGATTCCCCGATGATAGGAAAATAGATTTTGTGCTTAACATTTAAGCGTGTTCTCTTTAGAAATGACAACTAATTCTAGTATGTTTGTCTTGTTatttaaactctatttttatatGGTGTCTGTTAAGTGCAAACCTTATTGATAATGAACTCATGGTTGAATTGATGTTACTATTTTTTACATTGGATAAGATCTGAATAATGATAATTACAactttcattattttatttttttggtacgaGGTGATTCTAAGAACTTCACTTATATGTTTTGCTTGTAAAGTTGCAGATGGATATGGATTTGGATATTGAAGTACTTTTATCAGATTCGGATGAGGAGGACTTTCAACAGTTAATGACAATCTATATTAACTTGAAAACAATGGGTTTCTTAAAAAGAAACCCCGCCCTCAAAGAATTTCAAAGTTAACAGGTCACCAATATGTTCTAGAGCTTCTTAATGGACATCCAATGACTTGTTTCGAGTTACTTCGTATGACTCcacaaatatttattagctcGTGTGAAGAGTTAAAGAAAAGGGAGAAGTTGAAAGACTCTAAATTCATATCTGTTTTGGAACAAGTTGCAATGTTTCTACTTATTATTTctcataattcaaggcaaagACTTGTAGCTGATAGATTTCAACATTCCTTAGACACCGTTCATCATCATTTTCGGACGGTCTTGTATGCCATATGTTCTTTATCGAAGCATTTGATTATTCCTCCATCATTTGAAGATACTCCTCCAGAGATTAAAAATAATCCAAGATATTATCCTATATTcaaggtaattttttttaatctttatttATTCCTttaaaatattatccaaatttattaaatgcataaatgtgttaaatttttcattttaaaacttttatatAGAATTGCATAGGAGCAATTGATGGAACTCATGTATCAGCACGTGTGCCACTAGAACAACAAATTCCATATCGTGGAAAAAAAATTGAGCCTACAATGAACGTAATGTGTGCTTGCTCATTTGACATGAAATTCACATTTGTGATGGCTGGATGGGAGGGAACGGAAAATGATTTAAGAATTTTTTGGGAAACGATTACAAATATAGAACAGACTAAGTTTACTATGCCTCCTGTGAGAAAATATTACCTTATTGACTCAGGATACACAAATATGCCCGGATTTGTTTCACCGTATCGTGAAGAACGATATCATTTGCGTGACTATAGGGGAGCAACGAAACCACAAGGCCCAGAagagatatttaattatacacATTCTTCACTGCGCAATGTGATTGAAAGATGTTTTGGAGTGTTGAAAGCTAGATTCCCCATTCTCAGAGATATTCCTCCGTATGATTTGAAAAGACAAAAGTACATAGTTGTGTCCTGCTGTGTTACTCACAATTTCATAAAAATGTGCAAGGATGGAGATCCCTTGTTTATACATTATGCGGATGAAAATGTCGAACTTGAAGATGATGAAACCACACCCAATGAATCTGAAGAACTAGTGACTCCTAGTGTTAGTCAAAGTGAACTTCGTCGAATGGCTAAGTTTCGAGACCGTCTAGCAAAACGATTATGGGATAGACAAAATCCACAATAAGAGACGACGTTGAGAGAATAACGGTACATCATATATGACTTTTTTGCTTTGGTAGTGTTAATTTTTTGTAGTTTTTTTCATTTGATTTATTTAATGACTTTAAAGATGACCCATCAATTATTTGTATTACCAATGTTGAAATATATGCGTTTATTTTCTTGAGAGCTTGTTGAGTGTGACTTAATTTCGGTGCTCGATTTTTTTTCTACTACTACTGCTATCAATGTGCTTGGAATCTTGGATGTAAAAGAATAACAATTgcaccaataataataataatgataataataataataatgataataataataataataataaattaaaaaattaaaaaactaaaaagaaaataacaaaacaaaagaTAAGAAACGTCTCACGTAAGTTAgagtaataacaataataacaagaCAATACACGTGAATTGTAAGTTTCTAGTaattgaaaaccaaaaaaaaaatcagttttgagaaaatagaaaactaaaactaaaatcagttttctgtttttaaaaaaaacgaaaaaagaAAACTTACAATAATGCCGAACAGaccctaattaattatgaaaatcaaaacaaattctaaattattcgaatttcaacaaattaattataattacaaattaggttgtataattaacaagattaggctttaaaattgttaaacatatacagtaggtcaatcatagattcaagatttacatacaagattcgcaaatatttaatttaacatcataaaaattataaattttgcgttcgaaaaactaaaacctccgaaaagtcatagttaggcttcgaatttgggaattctaggttcggcgacaaatctatgatttttgtcaaaaatttaaaatgtcgtttacatgcgaaactCACTATAAAATATACGATtctgaccattattgacaaaactgcagaaaatcctgcgaacatataatcaaataatcgcacgcatttgcaattaattacatacaacgaaattaatcacccctttaattcattgcaaatttataaaatttaaccatgttaactataattgattatggaattaattagaggctcgtgataccactgttaggttatgacaaatataaaacatatatttcatgcggaaaaaccataaagccaagaatccaaattaattgccacatagtcaattagcataatttaggatacatacatgcgatgcgtgccttccctagctgctcccgaaccgaacaagaacaagtttaggactccaaatgtcgcccctccgtggatagtccacagcacgttcggatccgccttagattcaaccaactaggatattctctaaggtattatgtttattcgaaagcttagTTATTAATTTagacaaattattaaattcccacttaaacttaaactatatgaatacttattgaattgttgtatataaattgtgattatgaaccacatatttatagggtggaaataacggacttagatttctactaggattcaaataactaaatccattaggattctagttaaattaatccattagaatttaatgtttaatcaaacacctaagtgtttcagatttaacaaaatattcaaatcgagtagaattaggaaaacgagttTAAgtaatcctaaacgaccaaggagtTGGTCTTACGTAGCATAGCAGCcacgcagcccacaaggggcgttggtgcgcggctcggcccaaggcaggGCGCTGGCAGC contains these protein-coding regions:
- the LOC110795417 gene encoding protein ANTAGONIST OF LIKE HETEROCHROMATIN PROTEIN 1-like, whose translation is MTCFELLRMTPQIFISSCEELKKREKLKDSKFISVLEQVAMFLLIISHNSRQRLVADRFQHSLDTVHHHFRTVLYAICSLSKHLIIPPSFEDTPPEIKNNPRYYPIFKNCIGAIDGTHVSARVPLEQQIPYRGKKIEPTMNVMCACSFDMKFTFVMAGWEGTENDLRIFWETITNIEQTKFTMPPVRKYYLIDSGYTNMPGFVSPYREERYHLRDYRGATKPQGPEEIFNYTHSSLRNVIERCFGVLKARFPILRDIPPYDLKRQKYIVVSCCVTHNFIKMCKDGDPLFIHYADENVELEDDETTPNESEELVTPSVSQSELRRMAKFRDRLAKRLWDRQNPQ